One segment of Haemophilus influenzae DNA contains the following:
- a CDS encoding YwiC-like family protein, with protein MKLLISNQHGAIVMALVPFIYGMLLANPVWAHLFLLLGWFSLYLMTYPFLNLFKGKNLELYKKWSVIYFAAAVIFAIPALIYNWQVLYFMFAMLPFVAVNIYFTKKKDERNLWNDLAGILIFALAGMGSYYFSDRTFDEKILWVAIYPTLFFIGTTLYVKSMMRERKNPRYFWASVIFHLLFVLIFVVSQQFILALAFVPGLVRAVYLPTKKLSVMQVGLTEFAITAVFFILLLIATL; from the coding sequence ATGAAATTGCTTATTTCTAATCAGCACGGTGCTATTGTTATGGCATTGGTCCCTTTTATTTACGGTATGTTACTTGCTAATCCAGTATGGGCTCACTTATTTTTACTATTAGGATGGTTTTCGCTTTATTTGATGACTTATCCTTTTTTGAATTTATTTAAAGGTAAAAATCTTGAGTTATACAAAAAATGGTCTGTGATTTATTTTGCTGCCGCAGTGATTTTTGCGATCCCCGCGTTAATTTATAATTGGCAAGTACTGTATTTTATGTTTGCCATGCTGCCGTTTGTCGCGGTGAACATTTATTTCACTAAGAAAAAAGATGAGCGTAACTTATGGAATGATTTGGCTGGGATCTTAATTTTTGCTTTAGCTGGAATGGGATCCTATTACTTTTCTGACCGCACTTTTGATGAAAAAATACTTTGGGTGGCGATTTATCCAACATTATTTTTTATTGGAACAACGCTTTATGTGAAATCTATGATGCGTGAGCGAAAAAATCCACGTTATTTTTGGGCATCAGTGATTTTTCATTTATTATTTGTGCTGATTTTTGTGGTTTCTCAGCAGTTTATTTTAGCATTAGCTTTTGTCCCTGGATTAGTGCGAGCGGTTTATCTGCCCACTAAAAAGCTCTCTGTTATGCAAGTTGGACTAACCGAATTTGCGATTACAGCGGTCTTTTTTATTTTACTTTTAATTGCAACCTTATAA
- a CDS encoding RidA family protein — MTIQRILPNARLSEVSIHNNLAYFAGQVPELTIEQNAYEQTKEVLGLIDKLLAEIGSNKSNILTAQIFLADMQDYAQLNQAWDEWVDHVSPPSRATVEAKLADPRWKVEIVVIATC, encoded by the coding sequence ATGACAATTCAACGCATTTTACCCAATGCACGTTTAAGTGAAGTTTCAATTCATAACAACCTCGCCTATTTTGCAGGGCAAGTTCCAGAACTAACCATCGAGCAAAATGCCTACGAACAAACCAAAGAAGTATTAGGATTAATTGATAAATTGTTAGCAGAAATTGGCTCCAATAAAAGCAATATTTTAACTGCGCAAATTTTCTTGGCAGATATGCAAGATTATGCACAATTAAATCAAGCTTGGGATGAATGGGTCGATCATGTTAGCCCACCAAGTCGAGCGACAGTCGAAGCTAAATTAGCGGATCCTCGTTGGAAAGTTGAAATTGTTGTTATTGCAACCTGCTAG
- a CDS encoding tetratricopeptide repeat protein, producing MKLKFFFYTVLLCFSLPIWAMKTVDVTASSKMDDQARMNLAQEFANKQQWISVFDIMYPMALEGNITAQSNLGMLYNLGRGTARDYEKAYWWFSEAAEKGSVKGLNNLGVMYLRGDYVKQNTEQAIKLFERTARAKDTDAMMMLSNIYRSQNQPKKSLEWLKKAAELGNQEAKQRLSSQP from the coding sequence ATGAAACTGAAGTTCTTTTTTTACACCGTATTACTTTGTTTTAGTTTGCCTATTTGGGCGATGAAAACTGTTGATGTTACTGCAAGTTCTAAAATGGATGATCAAGCAAGAATGAATTTGGCACAAGAGTTTGCCAATAAACAGCAATGGATCTCTGTTTTCGATATTATGTATCCGATGGCGTTGGAAGGAAATATAACGGCTCAAAGCAATCTTGGTATGTTATATAATCTCGGGCGTGGCACAGCGAGAGATTATGAAAAGGCTTATTGGTGGTTTAGCGAAGCCGCAGAGAAGGGCAGCGTGAAAGGGCTAAATAATCTTGGCGTTATGTATCTGCGTGGCGATTACGTCAAACAAAATACAGAGCAGGCCATTAAGCTTTTTGAACGTACAGCTCGGGCTAAAGATACGGATGCGATGATGATGTTAAGTAATATTTATCGCTCACAAAACCAACCTAAAAAATCATTGGAATGGCTGAAGAAAGCTGCTGAATTAGGTAATCAGGAAGCAAAACAGCGTTTATCTAGCCAGCCATAA
- a CDS encoding Cd(II)/Pb(II)-responsive transcriptional regulator, whose protein sequence is MKIGALAKALGCTVETIRYYEQQGLIPLPKRTLGNFRQYNEEHLQRLSFICNCRNLDISLNEIKSLLNLENASKQQAEEINRVLDKHIKEVATRIHELAHLRMKLIELREKAVSNDEDPMKLLLQHSGVKFVRLK, encoded by the coding sequence ATGAAAATTGGAGCACTTGCTAAAGCCCTAGGCTGTACCGTAGAAACCATTCGTTATTATGAACAACAAGGTTTAATCCCACTCCCCAAACGCACTTTAGGCAATTTTCGCCAATATAATGAAGAACATTTGCAACGTTTATCATTTATTTGTAACTGCCGAAATTTAGATATTTCATTAAATGAAATAAAAAGCCTACTGAATTTAGAAAATGCTTCAAAACAGCAAGCAGAAGAAATTAATCGCGTGTTAGACAAACACATTAAAGAGGTGGCGACAAGGATTCACGAACTCGCCCATTTACGGATGAAATTAATTGAATTACGTGAGAAAGCAGTCTCGAATGATGAAGATCCAATGAAATTGCTATTGCAACATAGTGGCGTGAAATTTGTGCGATTAAAATAA
- a CDS encoding DUF4198 domain-containing protein has translation MELKKIAVGLTALLGMSVANAHNVWLEPTSSQNEYVVKFGHEQTETYPESKLKSIQALNAQGKLTAVDYQFRNGEAYLIPKSDLVFVHFDNGVWSKLPSGKYVEKTKREEPTAEFSTNPVKFGKAILKWDAESFKSHQQAYELIPQEKPQANKPLSILVLHNGKPVQGIKVGVSEDAPFNLTNEKGIAQFTPTKGFNKVWAEFEEKVTNNADYDRRTVEYMLTFDAQ, from the coding sequence ATGGAATTAAAAAAAATCGCCGTGGGATTAACCGCACTTTTAGGTATGTCTGTTGCTAACGCACACAATGTTTGGCTTGAACCTACTTCATCACAAAATGAATACGTAGTGAAATTTGGACATGAACAAACTGAAACCTATCCAGAATCTAAACTTAAATCTATCCAAGCCTTAAATGCGCAAGGCAAATTAACTGCCGTTGATTACCAATTCAGAAATGGCGAAGCCTATCTTATACCTAAATCTGATTTAGTATTTGTTCATTTCGATAATGGTGTATGGTCAAAATTACCAAGCGGTAAATACGTTGAAAAAACAAAACGTGAAGAACCAACAGCTGAATTTAGTACCAATCCTGTTAAATTTGGTAAAGCGATTTTGAAATGGGATGCTGAATCTTTCAAATCTCATCAACAAGCTTACGAATTGATTCCTCAAGAAAAACCACAAGCGAACAAACCACTTTCTATCCTTGTTTTACATAATGGTAAACCAGTTCAAGGCATAAAAGTGGGCGTGAGTGAAGATGCACCGTTCAATTTAACCAATGAAAAAGGTATCGCTCAATTTACGCCAACTAAAGGCTTCAACAAAGTATGGGCAGAGTTTGAGGAAAAAGTAACAAATAATGCGGATTACGATCGTCGAACTGTGGAATATATGCTAACTTTTGACGCACAATAA